One window from the genome of Moorena sp. SIOASIH encodes:
- a CDS encoding DUF5995 family protein — MLANDIDQLIESLDTIIDAAKSQRSRIGFFPALYRQVTLKIKQSIAENRFDDNPRMSELTTNFGNRYLAALDAYRQRAQPPKSWQIAFEATNDSSLIFLQHLLLGINAHINLDLGISAAETAPGYQLSSLERDFNQINDILAECLELVQPVINQFSPFMGLLDLVGGRTDEEIGNFSIIKGRQEAWEYAQILAYQTPEQRQGAIAIIDRKVAIIGNTIANPRGFLGAVIDLIRWQELDDIVAIIDALIG; from the coding sequence ATGTTAGCCAACGACATTGATCAGCTGATCGAAAGTTTAGACACTATAATTGATGCTGCTAAATCCCAGCGTAGTCGGATCGGTTTTTTTCCAGCACTCTATCGACAGGTAACACTAAAAATCAAACAATCGATTGCTGAAAACCGCTTCGACGATAATCCCAGAATGAGTGAATTGACTACTAATTTTGGTAATCGCTATCTTGCTGCACTAGACGCTTATCGCCAAAGGGCACAACCACCAAAGTCCTGGCAGATAGCGTTTGAAGCAACTAATGATTCTAGCCTGATTTTTCTACAGCATTTGCTACTGGGAATTAACGCCCACATTAACCTAGATCTAGGCATTTCCGCAGCTGAGACTGCACCAGGGTACCAATTGTCTAGCCTAGAAAGGGACTTTAATCAAATTAATGACATCCTGGCTGAATGCCTGGAATTAGTACAACCAGTGATTAACCAGTTTTCCCCTTTTATGGGGCTGTTGGATCTAGTGGGGGGCAGAACTGATGAAGAAATAGGCAATTTCAGTATTATCAAAGGTCGCCAGGAAGCTTGGGAGTATGCCCAAATCCTGGCCTATCAAACTCCTGAACAACGTCAAGGCGCGATCGCAATCATTGATAGAAAAGTAGCTATTATCGGAAATACCATTGCCAATCCCCGTGGCTTTCTCGGAGCAGTAATTGACCTGATTCGATGGCAAGAGTTGGATGACATTGTTGCGATTATTGATGCCCTTATCGGTTAG
- a CDS encoding efflux RND transporter periplasmic adaptor subunit, which produces MAFQANQPLADFNFGKNRLAKWLLRLLLLCLVFGGGYAAYRQRVTLPNQQAKSQRQTVSVEKLNLAVTVSANGVIEPERAINLSPKTTGLLKTLLVKEGDRVQKGQILAHMDDSNLTGQLTQAEGQLAEAQANLQKLLAGNRPEDIAQARAQLAEAQANLQKLLAGNRPEDIAQGLARLEKTLANLQQAEDDLQRKKELATAGAISVEDFNQVRTARDTAEAGVKEAKQALLLLKAGARPEDIAQARARVMHRQESLKLAQAGARPEDIAQARARVMQAEGAVQNAKAQMADTVIRAPFTGIVARKYADPGAFVSPTTAGSSVLSATSSSILSLASSNQVVTAYVAESNISKIRLGQDVTITVDAFSGKTFTGRVAQIAAQAVVEQNVTSFEVKVAIVSDSQQLLRSGMNVHLEFKVGTLLNALVVPTVAIVRQENATGVFVAGENNKAIFTPIVTGVTANHKTEVKSGLQGTERVFINFPEGFRPQSITPPPFPGSRSRSR; this is translated from the coding sequence ATGGCTTTTCAGGCAAACCAGCCATTGGCAGATTTCAATTTTGGTAAAAATAGGTTGGCTAAATGGCTGCTAAGACTACTCCTTTTGTGTCTCGTATTTGGAGGAGGCTATGCAGCTTATCGCCAGCGGGTTACCCTGCCAAATCAACAAGCAAAAAGCCAAAGGCAAACTGTATCTGTAGAAAAACTGAACCTAGCGGTCACAGTTTCTGCTAATGGGGTCATTGAGCCCGAACGTGCGATTAATCTTAGCCCCAAAACTACAGGATTGCTGAAAACTCTGTTAGTCAAGGAAGGCGATCGCGTACAAAAAGGGCAAATTCTTGCCCATATGGATGACTCCAATCTCACCGGGCAATTAACTCAGGCAGAAGGACAACTAGCTGAGGCACAAGCAAATCTGCAAAAGTTGCTGGCTGGCAATCGTCCAGAAGATATTGCCCAAGCTCGGGCACAACTGGCTGAGGCACAAGCAAATTTGCAAAAGTTGCTGGCTGGCAATCGTCCAGAAGATATTGCTCAGGGCTTGGCACGATTAGAAAAAACACTTGCCAATCTGCAACAAGCTGAAGATGACCTCCAGCGCAAGAAGGAATTAGCAACGGCTGGTGCTATTTCTGTGGAAGATTTTAATCAAGTCCGGACGGCCCGTGATACAGCCGAAGCAGGGGTAAAAGAAGCCAAGCAAGCTTTGCTACTCCTAAAAGCAGGGGCACGCCCAGAAGACATTGCTCAAGCCCGTGCTAGAGTGATGCACAGACAAGAAAGTTTGAAACTAGCCCAAGCAGGGGCACGCCCAGAAGACATTGCCCAAGCCCGGGCTAGAGTGATGCAAGCCGAGGGGGCTGTGCAAAATGCCAAGGCGCAGATGGCAGATACCGTAATTCGCGCTCCTTTCACTGGCATTGTTGCTAGGAAGTATGCCGATCCAGGTGCCTTTGTCAGCCCGACTACCGCAGGTAGTTCTGTCTTATCCGCTACCTCTTCTTCAATTTTGTCCCTAGCTTCTAGTAACCAGGTAGTAACGGCATACGTAGCAGAAAGTAATATTTCCAAAATCCGCTTGGGACAAGACGTCACCATTACTGTTGATGCTTTCTCAGGAAAAACGTTTACCGGACGGGTGGCACAAATTGCTGCCCAGGCAGTTGTAGAACAGAATGTTACCAGCTTTGAGGTCAAGGTGGCCATTGTCTCGGATTCACAACAACTTCTGCGTTCTGGGATGAATGTCCATCTGGAGTTCAAAGTAGGCACACTCTTAAATGCTTTGGTGGTACCGACAGTGGCAATTGTCCGCCAGGAGAATGCTACAGGTGTGTTTGTAGCAGGAGAAAATAATAAAGCTATCTTCACTCCCATAGTGACTGGCGTTACTGCTAATCACAAAACAGAAGTCAAATCAGGTTTGCAGGGAACCGAAAGAGTGTTTATCAACTTCCCAGAAGGGTTCCGACCGCAATCTATTACCCCACCTCCTTTTCCCGGTTCACGTTCACGTTCACGTTAA
- a CDS encoding ABC transporter permease: MATPVQIRFSTASTVEVLVMALEALWSNRLRTGLTMLGVIIGIASVIAITSVGQGVQKATEQQLQGLGTNVMLVFPDTARSSGINLGSSGRGTPLNWEDARAIKEQVTTASAVSAFLQKPNVSVVYGGKNVLTTVIGTDLSYPDVKNIYPQSGQFFNQNDLLSSKSVVVLGSKLREQLFEPGANPVGANIRIQGERYIVIGVMEPKGAVGATDQDNQIYIPLTNMSARLIGNNALAGIAITGLWLKASDEWSLSAAQFQVTNLLRLRHNIYPPQADNFKIINQTDIINTLNNVVGLFTVMVGAVAGISLVVGGIGIANIMLASVVERRREIGIRKALGATKAAILKQFLAEAVVVSGVGGVIGMGFGIALAFSAATIFQFPFVVSLWSVISSFGLSCIVGLLAGVIPANNAAKLDPIVALRTD, encoded by the coding sequence ATGGCTACACCAGTTCAGATTCGCTTTAGTACAGCATCCACTGTAGAAGTCTTAGTCATGGCGCTGGAGGCTTTGTGGAGTAACAGATTACGCACAGGGCTGACCATGCTGGGTGTCATTATTGGGATTGCCTCGGTAATTGCTATTACTTCCGTTGGTCAGGGAGTGCAAAAGGCAACCGAGCAGCAGTTACAGGGTTTGGGTACAAATGTCATGCTGGTGTTCCCTGATACTGCCAGAAGTAGTGGCATCAATCTAGGTAGTAGTGGTAGGGGAACACCTTTGAATTGGGAAGATGCACGGGCAATTAAAGAACAGGTGACTACGGCTAGTGCGGTGTCTGCATTCTTGCAAAAGCCTAATGTCTCGGTAGTCTATGGTGGCAAGAATGTATTAACTACTGTCATCGGTACAGATTTGAGTTACCCGGATGTCAAGAACATCTATCCCCAGTCGGGGCAATTTTTTAATCAGAATGATTTGCTGTCTAGTAAGTCAGTGGTTGTTCTTGGTTCTAAGTTACGGGAACAACTGTTTGAACCGGGGGCAAATCCAGTTGGTGCCAATATCCGCATTCAGGGAGAGCGTTACATCGTTATTGGTGTTATGGAACCTAAGGGTGCGGTAGGAGCAACAGACCAAGATAATCAAATATATATTCCCTTGACGAATATGTCGGCGCGACTTATTGGTAATAATGCCCTAGCCGGGATTGCCATCACTGGGTTGTGGTTGAAAGCCTCTGATGAGTGGAGTTTAAGTGCAGCTCAATTTCAAGTTACCAACCTCTTGCGCTTGCGCCATAATATTTATCCACCCCAAGCCGATAATTTTAAAATCATTAACCAAACAGACATCATCAATACCTTAAATAATGTGGTGGGTTTATTTACGGTGATGGTGGGAGCAGTTGCTGGAATTTCTTTAGTTGTTGGCGGAATTGGTATTGCCAATATTATGTTGGCTTCTGTTGTGGAACGAAGGCGAGAAATTGGCATTCGTAAAGCACTAGGAGCTACCAAAGCAGCAATTCTCAAGCAATTTTTAGCAGAAGCTGTCGTGGTTTCTGGTGTGGGGGGAGTGATTGGCATGGGATTCGGAATAGCCTTGGCTTTCAGTGCAGCCACTATTTTCCAATTTCCGTTTGTGGTTTCTCTGTGGTCAGTCATTTCTAGTTTTGGGCTGTCTTGTATTGTGGGATTACTGGCTGGGGTAATACCTGCAAATAATGCCGCAAAATTAGACCCAATCGTTGCTTTACGGACTGACTAA
- a CDS encoding ABC transporter ATP-binding protein translates to MIWMEAITKIYDMGEVQVSVLKGINLSIKEGEYIAIMGASGSGKSTLMNIIGCLDRPTTGRYVLEGRNLTTLHDDELAYIRNQRIGFVFQQFNLLPRSTALENVMLPMVYANVPKPKRRQRAMQALSRVGLGNHLHHRPSQLSGGQQQRVAIARALVNRPALLLADEPTGALDTKTSQEVMDLLGELNQQGITIVIVTHEHDVAAQTQRIIQMQDGLVVDRDDQMSLKSISLNTYSGFELDEV, encoded by the coding sequence ATGATTTGGATGGAAGCAATTACTAAAATTTATGATATGGGGGAAGTCCAGGTATCAGTTCTCAAGGGAATCAACCTGTCAATTAAAGAGGGAGAATACATTGCCATTATGGGGGCTTCTGGTTCTGGAAAGTCCACATTAATGAACATTATTGGTTGTCTCGATCGCCCAACTACGGGACGCTATGTTCTTGAAGGCAGAAACCTCACAACCCTACATGATGACGAACTTGCCTATATCCGCAATCAGCGCATTGGCTTTGTGTTTCAGCAATTCAATCTCTTGCCTCGCTCTACAGCCCTTGAGAATGTTATGCTACCCATGGTCTACGCTAATGTACCTAAACCCAAACGACGCCAACGGGCAATGCAAGCCTTGAGTCGAGTGGGTTTGGGCAACCACCTTCACCACCGTCCTAGCCAACTTTCTGGGGGACAACAACAACGGGTTGCCATTGCCCGTGCTTTAGTCAATCGCCCCGCTTTGCTGTTGGCAGATGAACCTACCGGAGCCTTAGATACCAAAACCTCCCAGGAAGTGATGGATCTGCTTGGAGAATTAAACCAGCAAGGCATCACCATCGTGATTGTTACTCACGAACATGATGTAGCTGCCCAAACCCAACGAATTATTCAGATGCAGGATGGTTTGGTAGTAGATCGGGATGACCAAATGTCTCTAAAATCTATTAGTCTCAATACTTATAGCGGTTTTGAATTGGATGAGGTATGA
- a CDS encoding Uma2 family endonuclease has translation MVKIAVLPLTLEEFLELPETKPPREYINGEISQKPMPKTRHSRLQSKLTSTINSVVEERQIAYAFPELRCTFGGRSIVSDIAVLRWNQIEFDDEGEPVDDVFIAPDWTIEIISPGQSSNRVIGNILHCLRHGSQLGCLIDPYDRSVLIFIPKQQPELCQGSDSLVVLDGIDLQLTAEEIFCWLKMGISAT, from the coding sequence ATGGTAAAGATAGCTGTCTTACCTTTGACTCTCGAAGAGTTTCTGGAACTTCCAGAGACTAAACCCCCTAGGGAATATATTAACGGTGAAATTAGCCAGAAACCAATGCCTAAAACTCGCCACTCCAGACTTCAGAGCAAGTTGACGAGTACAATTAATAGTGTTGTTGAGGAACGGCAAATTGCTTACGCTTTCCCAGAGCTACGATGTACTTTCGGCGGACGGTCAATTGTTTCCGATATAGCAGTTCTTCGCTGGAACCAGATTGAATTTGATGATGAAGGGGAGCCTGTCGATGATGTGTTTATCGCTCCAGACTGGACTATTGAAATTATCTCTCCAGGCCAGAGTTCAAACCGAGTAATAGGTAACATTTTACATTGTCTAAGACATGGTTCTCAACTAGGATGCCTAATTGATCCTTACGACCGCTCGGTCTTGATTTTTATACCTAAACAACAACCGGAATTGTGTCAGGGAAGTGACTCTCTAGTAGTGTTAGATGGTATCGACCTTCAGTTGACAGCAGAGGAAATTTTTTGCTGGTTGAAAATGGGAATTTCAGCAACATAA